The window GGATCTGCAGGACCGCATCTGCAGTGCACTGGAAGCACAGGACGGTAAGGCGCAATTTCAGGAAGATTCCTGGGAACGTCCGGCAGCAGAAGGTGATCTGGCATTAACCGGTGGTGGCCGTACCCGCGTGATCGCCGATGGCGCCGTGATTGAAAAAGGCGGCGTGAATTTCTCCCACGTGCGCGGTGCCCGTTTACCGGCGTCGGCAACGGCTAATCGTCCGGAACTGGCCGGACGCAGCTTTCAGGCGCTGGGTGTGTCGCTGGTGATTCATCCGCACAATCCTTATGTGCCGACTTCCCATGCCAACGTACGTTTATTTGTGGCCGAAAAAGAAGGCGAAGAGCCGGTGTGGTGGTTTGGTGGCGGCTTCGACCTGACGCCGTTTTATCCCTATGAAGAAGACGTGGTGCACTGGCATCAGACCGGCAAAGATCTGTGCGAACCTTTTGGTGAGGGTGTTTTTGCCAAATACAAAAAATGGTGCGACGACTATTTCTATCTTAAACACCGTGACGAAAGCCGTGGTGTCGGCGGTCTGTTTTTCGACGACCTGAACGAGTGGGACGGTGAACTGAATTTTGAAAAATCCTTCGCCTTTATGCAGGCGGTGGGCAACGGTTATATCGATGCCTATGTACCCATTGTGGCGAAGCGCAAAGACACGCCTTATGGCGAGCGCGAGCGTAAATTCCAGTGCTACCGCCGTGGTCGCTATGTGGAATTTAATCTGGTGTTTGACCGCGGCACGATCTTTGGTCTGCAGACCGGTGGCCGTACCGAGTCGATTCTGATGTCGCTGCCGCCGGTGGTGCACTGGGATTACGACTGGCAGCCGGAACCCGGCTCGGCCGAAGCAAAACTTTATACCGATTTCCTGCCCCATAAAGAATGGGTGTGAGGCTGTAGTTATGACCGATCTTTATGCTGTTGTGGGCAATCCCATTGGCCACAGCAAATCGCCGCAGATTCATTCCGCATTTGCCGCGCAGACCCGTCAGGATCTGCTGTATACCGCGCAACTGGTGCCGCTCGACAGCTTCGAGCTGGCACTGGATAAATTCTTTAAACACGGCGGCTGTGGTGTGAATGTGACCGTGCCCTTTAAAGAAAACGCCTGGCGTTACGCCGATGAATTTACTCCGCGTGCACAGCGTGCACAGGCGGTAAATACGCTGAAGAAAATGTCTGATGGCCGCATTCTTGCCGACAACACCGATGGTGTGGGTCTGGTGCGTGATCTGACGGTGAACCATGGCGTGACAATAACCGGCAAACGTATTTTGTTGCTGGGTGCCGGCGGTGCGGTGCGTGGTGTGCTGCAGCCCATTCTGGAGCAGCAACCGGCGGAGCTGATTATTGCCAACCGCACGCTGAGTAAAGCCGAAATACTGGCCGCGGATTTTGCCGACTTAGGCAATATTAAAGCTGCCGCATTCGATGCACTGGACGGCAGCTTCGATGTCATCATTAACGGTACATCGGCCAGCCTCAGCGGCGATTTACCGCCACTGTCTCCTGCCGTATTAACGGCAGGCACCGTTTGCTATGACATGATGTACAGCACGCAAACCACAGTGTTTAATCAGTGGGCTCTGGATCATGGCGTGACTAAAGCCATTGATGGTTTGGGCATGCTGGTAGAACAGGCGGCCGAAGCCTTTGCTCTGTGGCGCGATGTCCGTCCGGAAACCGCAACGGTGATTACAGTACTGCGTGGTGAACGTCGTCAGCGCCGTTAATGTGCGCTGACGCTATTTTTTATCAGCCTGATTTTTTTATGGAAGCCTTTAATGACCGCCACCACAAGCAGCAAAAAGAATCATAATTTTTTCAGCAATCTGCTGTTTAACATCGTTATCCCGACACTGATTCTCACCAAAGCCAGTGGTGACGATATGCTTGGCCCAACATTAGGTGTTGTGGTTGCGCTGGCGTTTCCGCTGGCTTTTGGTCTGTGGGATCTGAAAACCGCAGGCAAGGTAAATGCCTTTTCGATTCTGGGTATTGTCAGCGTATTACTGACCGGTGGTATCAGCCTGCTGCATTTACCACCGGAATATCTTGCCATTAAAGAAGCGCTTATTCCCGGTTTGATCGGCATTGCGGTACTGCTGACCCTGAATACCCGTTATTCGTTACTGCGCATGATTATTCTGAATGACGAAGTGATCGATACAGAAAAGCTGCAGCAGGCGGTTGCCGAGCATGGCGAAGAAGAGAACTTTCAGCGTCACCTGACGATGGCCAATAAAATCATCGCCGCCTCGTTTTTTCTGTCATCGGCGCTGAACTATGGTCTGGCGCGCTATATGGTAACCGCCATGCCAGGTACCGAAGAATATAACGAACAGCTGGGTGCGATGACGGCGATGAGTTATCCGGTGATTGTGCTGCCGAGCATGATTATTCTGGCGCTGGCGATCTGGTATTTATTCCGCAATATCCACAAGGCGACCGGTCGCGGACTGGAAGATTTTATGCGGCAATAACGTTGGCGCAGAGAACATGAGACATAAAAAACCGCGCCGGAGCGCGGTTTTTTTATTAATGCAGCCGTTACAGTGCAGTACTGCTGAAATTCAGCTGATACACACTGGTCGTACCACTCACTTCATTGCCCACGGCAATAAAATGCTTACCCTCACGGCTGAAGTAGTCGATAGACTCAGGGCCTAAATCGCCGGCGGCGCTGTTGTAAACATCATTGCTGCATTCACCATCAACATTCACTTCAGTGCAGACCGCAGCGCTGAAATCGCGGTTATTCAGATAGCTCTGGAATACAGGGGCCTGCGGGTTGCTGATGTCATACACCATGATACCACCCTGACGTTCCAGACCAACGAACGCAAAAATACGGCCGTTAATGCTGGCCACTTCAATGGCTTCCGGCTCGGTGCCTTTGTCATCGCTGCGGTTGTCGGCGGTTTCTGCGGTTAAATTCACTTCGTTGTCGGCATTAAAATTATCCGGCTCAACGGCAAACACACGCTTGGCAATATCGTCGCCACTGTCATATACCAGTTCCGCATTGCTGTTCCAGATGGAAAACGAACGCGCGCCGTAAGCGTACAGAGTGTCACCTGCGCCGATACTCTCACGGTCGTTAATCAATTTAAGACGCTTCAGCTGGTTGTTATCGTTAAGCGCGGTTTTTAACGGATGGGCGTCAGCGACGATATCAAACAGGTCGCCGCCGCGGGCTTCGTCGACATGAGAAATACAGTCGTCGCTTTCATTAGCGTATTTCACAGCATCCGCGTCGACAGAACCAACAGAATAATCGTCGCCATCCCAGAGATGATTTTCTGCATCACAGTTCTGTTGCGTGGTGGAATAAATATATTCGCGTCCATCGCCTTCGTTGGCAGAGACAATATAGGTTTCGTTATTCAGTTCGAAGCTGGCAATGGTGTCCGGCATATACAGGCCAGCCAGTTGCTCGTAGCTGGCAAACTGACCTGCCAGGCCGTCTTTATTGGATGGGTCCAGCTGGTTGCCAGAGTCTGCATTCCAGGATTTTTCTCCCAGCGCTTTAATACTCTCTACGCGGGCGTTGGCCACATCGATAATGGCCATGGCGTTGTTTTCCTGCAGCGCAACCCAGGCTTTGCTGCCGTCGCTGTTCAGGGTCAGATATTCCGGTTCCAGATCCTGTGCCACGCTGGTACCGGCCGGGCCGGAAATACGCACGCCGGCGGGTAATTCAGCAGCGCGGCTGCCACCGTTATTAAAATCGGTAAACAGCACCTGCTGCACCACGGCTTTATCGGCGCTGAAGCCTTTATTTAAATCGACAATGGTGACCGAACCCTGCGGATCATTCTGATAATCACCGCTTGGTTCGCCTTCGTTGGCGCTCAGAATATAACGGCCATCGGCTGACAGTGTGACCATGTCCGGCAGGCTACCGGCAGGGTAAGTTGCCAGCAGACTCAGATCGTCAGAACGGTACAGCGCAATCAGACCGGCATCCTGTTTTACCTTGGCTTCAATGGCGACGGCAACCAAACCATTTTTGGCTGAGACGCTGTTGGCGGCACCAATTTCAATACCGGCGGCAGTGGCTGCAGCGGCCAGATTGATGCTGCTTTTTTTCGTCGGCGCGCTGTTGCCTTGCGCCAGCGATAACACATCGATGGTCGCGTCTTTGGCATTCACCACATAAAGCTGATCAGAGCAGCTGTCATAGCTGACAATCTCAGCCGAGCTGGTGGCAAAGTCATTACCGGATTCATAGCTGTCGATCAGCGTCAGTTGCAGAGTCCCGGTTGCGCTGGACGCAGCGGCTTTTTCTACGGTTGCACACTGAATACCCAGCTCAGCCAGTGGGCTTTTATTACTGTTTTTATTGTCATCGCCACCACAGGCGGCCAGCAGAGCCGTGCTTATCGCAACAGCCAGAAACTTCGGGGTCATATCCACTCCATATTCATCAGTCAGGTTTAATGGCGATGAGAGTGGGACAGATTTATTGCAGTGGTATGACTGTTGTATGAAGAAAAGAGGCCTCCGGACAAAAGTCTGCTCAGCCATATCTGTAGGGCGGAACGGGCCACGAATGTTGGACAAGCTCTGGATGACCAGAATTCTGACGGGTATCCTTATGGAAAACACAGGGAGCGTTTATGAAAAAATTCATACCAGCACTCGCCACTCTGATACTGGCGGGTTGTGCCGATACCTTTCCCGATATTAATAACAGCGGCAGTGGCGTTCCCGATCCGGATCCATCGTCCAATGATAATTTTTTTAATGCCGATTACATGAATGATGGCGATACCGGCGCTCTCGCTGCGGATGATCGCCAGGATTATTACCGTCTGCGCGGCAGTCAGTTTAATCGCTATTTTAATGGCACCCTGACCATCAGCCTGACCAATATGAATGGTGATGCCGATCTGGAAGTGTTTGATCACAATCTGAATTTACTCAGCTGGTCACGCACCGCGGGCACCGCTGATGAAGTCGTTACCCTCTGGTATGACGCCAGCCGCAATACCAATCTGGATACTCAGGGACTGCATTTTATTAAAGTCAGTTCAGCGGATGGTAATAATATGAATTACACCCTGAACTTCAGCTTTGAATAAGGAGCCATCATGATCAGAATTTCTCTGGCGGTGGCGGCTCTGACCGCAGCCAGTGCTGCAACAGCACAAACGCAATATGGCGACTACCGCGATTTATCTTACACCTCTTACACGCTGCGCCAGACCGCCTGGTCGCCCGAACAGTATGTCGGCGACCTGAAAGAGCTGGTGGAGTTTGGTGATGCGTTAGCGCATGTGGTGGAATTCCGCTCGCCACGTAACAACGAATTCAGCTTTGATCTGGCCGCTGCTGTGCGTACCAATGCCGATGGCAAAACTGAACTGGAATCCTTTGTCGGTGCGGTTGAAGCCGGTGGTGTATTTTTCCGGCTGGAAAGCGGCAGTGCCGAAGGTTATATCCACCCGAAAGACCGTGATACCCAGTTCAATGGCCAGTACATTATTGGTGAGCGTAAATTTGATGCCGAATATACCCAGTTAAATATCGGTACCGAGGTTGAAAATAATATGGGTGCACGCTGGGGCCTTGGTTATATCGAAGTATCGCAGCCGGCTCAGATTAATATTTACACCGCCCGTTCCGAAGGTGGATATACCGATCAGCCAAGCTATCCGGATGCGCTGGTTGACCCGGAATACACCACCCGCCTGATCGGACTGTGGTTTGATGTCGACAACCTGCAGGCGGCGATGCACGACCAGAGCGGCTTTGCCCTCAGCCTGACGGAGAGCGGCGGCTGGCGTTACGGCCCGGGTCTTACTATGGATATGACTGTGGGCCTGATGACCGGTGAAAGCAGTGCCGATCTTGAACGGGTAGTAAAAGATAATTACGGCCTGAATCTGGAATACGAAGAGCCGGTCGGTATGGGCTGGTCTGTCAGTTACAAACTGGAATACATCGTCGCATACCGTATGCCGGGCAGTAATATTGGTATGTCGTTCGGTCTTGAAGGTCGTGTGTTGCAGCAGTTTTTTACCACTGAAGATCTGAGCGGAGCCGCCAACAGCGTGGATTCCAATTACGAAGCCGTTGGTCAGTTTGGTATCGGCGATAACACCGTATTTCATTACGGTCCCTTTGTACGCCTGGCGTGGGAGATCTGAGTATGGCAACTCTTAAGCCTGTTATTTTACCGTTGCTTATCCTGCCGCTGATGCTGGCGGGCTGTATTGGCGAAAACGCCTCCTTTGAGCAGGAAAAAGCCTCCGCCGTTGAACCGGAAAATCACAGTCCGGACAGTGCTAACCGCTTTGTTACGCCGTCAACCGAAAACGGCACCGCCAGCAGTGGTGTGCTGGGAGAACTGGAAGCGGGAGAAGAAGATTACTACTACGTGGATGTCGACTACTTTGACAGCGGTGACCATGAATTCCGCCTGACCGGACTGACTGATGATCTGGATATGACGGTGACTGATTGGGACGGAATTATGCAGTCCTCCAGTGGCGCAGGTACAGGTGATGAAGTCGTTTACCTCAGCACCAGCGGCCTCGGTTTTTTCAGCGATAATAAACGCATCGTTGTGAAAATCAGCGGCAAGACCACAGCTTCAACCAGCCGTTTCCGTCTGGAGATGCGTACTACCGACTAAGACCTTAGCCCGAATCTGAGCTGTAGCCCAGGCATAAAAAACGCCGCTGTGGTTTCCCGCAGCGGCGTTTTTTTATTAGTGTATTAAAAGCCTGAATCAGCCTTCAAACACACCGTTATGGTAGATGTGCGCAACATCTTCCAGGTCGTTCAGCAGACCAGCGAAACGCTCGAACTGAGCGATGTCATCGCCGGATACCGGATGCTCGGTCTGTGGCAGATAGGTGATCTCTTCCACCTCGAAATCGATTTCCGGGTTCATCTCGGTCAGCGCGGTTTTCGCCTTGAAGTAATCGGTTGGCGGCACCAGCACGGTGATCATGCCGTCTTCGCAGTCGATATCCGACACATCTACATCGGCCATCATCAGGGCTTCCAGTGCGGCTTCTTCGTCGTCACCGGCAAACACAAACATCGCGCGGTGATCGAACATGTGTGACACCGAACCCTGACTGCCCAGTTTGGCTTTGCACTTGGAGAATATGCCACGGATATCACCGAAGGTACGGTTGCCGTTATCGGTCAGGGCGCTGATCAGCACCATGCAGCCGCCGGGGCCGATGCCTTCGTACAGCGCAGGCTGGAAGTCTTCACCGGCGCCGCCTTTGGCTTTGTCGATGGCCTTCTCGATCACGTGGCTTGGCACCTGATCTTTCTTGGCTTTATCAATCAGTCCGCGCAACGACAGGTTGGCAGACGGGTCGACACCACCGTTTTTGGCGCACATATAAATCTCGCGGCCATAACGGGAATACACTTTGGTTTTTGCTGCGGCCGTTTTGGCCATCGATTCTTTACGGTTCTGGTACGCGCGGCCCATAGGAATTGCTTCTTGTGGCTAATGAAAAAACGCACCGATTGTAACCGCTGGGCGCGATGCTGTCTTCTGTGGGGTGAGGGGGGCAGGGGGCAGGGGGCAGGGGGCAGCTTCGCGGGTTGAGTAGAACGCTGTGAAGGGGAGCGTCGGCGATGATGATCCTGCCTCTATACGCTCTGCGGTGTCAGACAGATTGCCAACGGAAGATTATGCGCATAATGTATGCGCATAATCTTTGTGTTTTTGGAGAGCGTATGCAGGTCATATTTGACACCTCAGCCCCGAAAAAGCCGGCCAACGTCAGCATCAACAGCGACCTGCTGGCTCAGGCGCGGGCCTGTAAAATCAACCTGTCGGCAACGCTGGAACAGGCGCTGGCTGATAAGGTTGCTCAGGTTCAGCGTGAGCAGTGGCTTAAAGAAAACCAGCAGGCTATTAATGGTTACAACCAGCTGGTGGACGAGCAGGGTGTATTCAGCGACGGCCTGAGAAGTTTCTGATGCAGTTTTATGTTTACAGCAACACCAATCCCGCGAGTAAAAGCCAGTATCCCTATCTGCTGGATGTGCAGAACAGTCTTCTGGCCGACCTTAAAACCCGGCTGGTGATTCCCCTCACCGCAGAGGCAAATTGCCGCTCTGGCGTTATCAGCAAACTGTGCCCGGTGTTTAACATTGACGGTGAAGCCTTCGTTGCTCTGACCCAGCAGATGGCCGGTATTGAATCGCGCTTATTGGGGGCAGAAGTCGCCGATTTATCAGCTTACCGAACCGAGATTATTGCGGCGATCGATTTTGCGGTGGTGGGAATCTAGCATGTCATTCTATTGCAGCTGTAAAAGGAATGATCGAGATGTTGTTATCGTTGCCGTGCCAGAAGTGTTAAAAAAATCGCCAACCCCAAAATATCTATCGTTATGGGCTGATGTTTCACTCTACGTTGCAGAATGTGAAAAGGGTGTAGGTTGTCATTGTTCTGGACTTCGAGAAATTTCGATAGGACATAATTCGGAATGTATTTCTATTGCCTTTGAATGTGGGCATTCAAATAATTTGGTCCGCAACTACGCAGACTATTGCGAAAAATTTCTTCTAGGAAAGGAGCGCTCTGCGATTCGTAAAAAAAGGATTAGAGACGCATCGGGACAGCATAAAAAAAATGATTTAGCGAAGATAGCTACTATGCAAGGCTTCAGATGCTATTTTTGTGATAATAAACTTTATTCACAGGATGATTTGGATGATGAGAAGGAGCTAGGGAAAAAATGTCACTGGGATCATCTGAAGCCTCTTAGTAGAGGAGGAACAAACTTTCCGTCAAATATGGCTCTTACCTGCAAAGAGTGCAATTTAAGAAAGGGAAGTAAAACGGAAAAAGAATATTGGCTCTATCTGCTCCAGGAGACTCCAAAAGAGGATATTAATAAAAGGCAGTATTTCCACAGTACTTATGTGAAAGAAAAGCGCAATCTCGACCTTCTATATCGGAAAAGTAGAGCTTAACCATTATAGAAGCGCCGAAAATCTGCTTGCTCAGTGTATTTCAATTACATTCTTGAGCTATAGCGGCTTATCGTACCCCTCCGCAATATGCTTATCCTTCAGCCGCACATAATTGCCCGCACCATAGGCAAAAAAGCTGCGTTCTTTTTCGGTAATCGGCCGTGCCTGTTTGGCCGGGTTGCCGACGTATACATAACCGCTTTCCAGACGTTTGCCCGGTGTCACCACGGCGCCGGCGGCGACAATCACTTCGTCTTCGACGATGGCGCCGTCCATTATCATGGATTTCATGCCGATTAATACGCGGTTGCCGATGGTGCAGCCGTGCAGCATGGCCTGATGGCCGATGGTCACGTCATCGCCAATGATCAGCGGGTAGCCGCCGGGGTTGTAGTCGGAGGCGTGGGTAATATGCAGTACGCTGCCATCCTGTACGCTGGTGCGCGCGCCGATACGGATATGGTGCATATCGCCGCGGATAACCGCTAACGGCCAGACCGAGCAGTCGTCGCCCATTTCCACATCGCCGATAATTACCGCACTGCGGTCCACGAATACGCGCTCGCCCAGTTTCGGGCTATGGCCCTGATAGCTTCTTACGTCTGACATTGTGTTCTGTTCCCGCGCTATGATCTTGAATTAAGGCCATTTGACCCAATTTATAAGGCATTGAGCAAGGGTTGCCCGTCAGGCACCTTCACCTACGCCCCTTTTCCGGAAGCGAAGCATCTATGACCACTTCTTCATCTACCAGTGAAATGGCTGCGGCAGCGGCGACCAATCCGCTGTCAGTCAACCATCGTCTGCCGCCGTTTTCGGCTATTAAACCAGAACATATCAAACCTGCTATCGAACAAAGGTTGAACCAGAACCGCGAGCGTATCCGCGAGTTGCTGGCGACGGTCAGCGAGCCGACCTGGGATAACTTTATTGCGCCGATGGAAGCCTGGGACGATGAGCTTAGCCAGGCCTGGTCGCCGGTCGGTCATTTAAACGGTGTGCTTAACAGCGATGAACTGCGCGATGCCTATAACGCCTGCCTGCCGCTGCTGAGCCAGTACAGTACCGAAATGGGGCAGAACAAAGCGCTGTGCGATGCCTATAAAAAGCTGCGCGCCTCGGCGCACTTCGACAGCCTGAGCACCGCACAGAAAACCGCCGTCGAACATGCGCTGCGCGATTTCCATCTGGCCGGTGTCGATCTGCCGGACGATAAAAAAGCCCGCTACGGTGAAATCCGTCAGCGTTTATCTGAGCTGACCTCTAAGTTCGGCGAGAACGTGCTGGATGCCACCAACCACTGGAGCAAACTGATCAGCGATAAGTCTGAGCTGGCCGGTCTGCCCGACAGTGCTCTCGACCTGCTGGCGCAACAGGCTAAAGCGCATGATCAGCAAGGTTATCGTTTAACACTGGATTTCCCGTCTTATATGCCGGTGCTGACCTACGGTGAAAACCGCAGCCTGCGCGAAGAAATGTACACCGCCTATGTTACCCGTGCCTCCGATCAGGGCCCGGATGCCGGCAAGTTTGATAACAGCCAGCTGATGAATGAAATTCTGACCCTGCGTTACGAGCTGGCCAAACTGCTGGGCTTTGAGTCGTACGCCCATTATTCGGTCGAAACCAAAATGGCCGGTTCGCCGGACGAAGTGCTGGAGTTTTTAAGCGATCTGGCGGCCAAAGCCAAACCCCAGGCGGAGCGTGAATTTGCCGAGCTGAAAGCTTTTGCCGCCGAACAGGGCTGCGCTGATTTACAGCCGTGGGATGTGAGCTTTTACAGCGAAAAATTACGTCAGGCGCGTTACGCCATTTCGCAGGAAGATATCCGCCCGTACCTGCCGGTCGATACCGTGATTAACGGCATGTTCGAAGTAGTATCGCGTCTGTATGGCCTGAGCTTCGAAGAACAGAAAACCTTCGACAGCTATCATC of the Thalassolituus hydrocarboniclasticus genome contains:
- the hemF gene encoding oxygen-dependent coproporphyrinogen oxidase produces the protein MNQAHSGCDVAAVKAFLLDLQDRICSALEAQDGKAQFQEDSWERPAAEGDLALTGGGRTRVIADGAVIEKGGVNFSHVRGARLPASATANRPELAGRSFQALGVSLVIHPHNPYVPTSHANVRLFVAEKEGEEPVWWFGGGFDLTPFYPYEEDVVHWHQTGKDLCEPFGEGVFAKYKKWCDDYFYLKHRDESRGVGGLFFDDLNEWDGELNFEKSFAFMQAVGNGYIDAYVPIVAKRKDTPYGERERKFQCYRRGRYVEFNLVFDRGTIFGLQTGGRTESILMSLPPVVHWDYDWQPEPGSAEAKLYTDFLPHKEWV
- the aroE gene encoding shikimate dehydrogenase; amino-acid sequence: MTDLYAVVGNPIGHSKSPQIHSAFAAQTRQDLLYTAQLVPLDSFELALDKFFKHGGCGVNVTVPFKENAWRYADEFTPRAQRAQAVNTLKKMSDGRILADNTDGVGLVRDLTVNHGVTITGKRILLLGAGGAVRGVLQPILEQQPAELIIANRTLSKAEILAADFADLGNIKAAAFDALDGSFDVIINGTSASLSGDLPPLSPAVLTAGTVCYDMMYSTQTTVFNQWALDHGVTKAIDGLGMLVEQAAEAFALWRDVRPETATVITVLRGERRQRR
- a CDS encoding VC0807 family protein gives rise to the protein MTATTSSKKNHNFFSNLLFNIVIPTLILTKASGDDMLGPTLGVVVALAFPLAFGLWDLKTAGKVNAFSILGIVSVLLTGGISLLHLPPEYLAIKEALIPGLIGIAVLLTLNTRYSLLRMIILNDEVIDTEKLQQAVAEHGEEENFQRHLTMANKIIAASFFLSSALNYGLARYMVTAMPGTEEYNEQLGAMTAMSYPVIVLPSMIILALAIWYLFRNIHKATGRGLEDFMRQ
- a CDS encoding choice-of-anchor I family protein, which gives rise to MTPKFLAVAISTALLAACGGDDNKNSNKSPLAELGIQCATVEKAAASSATGTLQLTLIDSYESGNDFATSSAEIVSYDSCSDQLYVVNAKDATIDVLSLAQGNSAPTKKSSINLAAAATAAGIEIGAANSVSAKNGLVAVAIEAKVKQDAGLIALYRSDDLSLLATYPAGSLPDMVTLSADGRYILSANEGEPSGDYQNDPQGSVTIVDLNKGFSADKAVVQQVLFTDFNNGGSRAAELPAGVRISGPAGTSVAQDLEPEYLTLNSDGSKAWVALQENNAMAIIDVANARVESIKALGEKSWNADSGNQLDPSNKDGLAGQFASYEQLAGLYMPDTIASFELNNETYIVSANEGDGREYIYSTTQQNCDAENHLWDGDDYSVGSVDADAVKYANESDDCISHVDEARGGDLFDIVADAHPLKTALNDNNQLKRLKLINDRESIGAGDTLYAYGARSFSIWNSNAELVYDSGDDIAKRVFAVEPDNFNADNEVNLTAETADNRSDDKGTEPEAIEVASINGRIFAFVGLERQGGIMVYDISNPQAPVFQSYLNNRDFSAAVCTEVNVDGECSNDVYNSAAGDLGPESIDYFSREGKHFIAVGNEVSGTTSVYQLNFSSTAL
- a CDS encoding YebC/PmpR family DNA-binding transcriptional regulator, which gives rise to MGRAYQNRKESMAKTAAAKTKVYSRYGREIYMCAKNGGVDPSANLSLRGLIDKAKKDQVPSHVIEKAIDKAKGGAGEDFQPALYEGIGPGGCMVLISALTDNGNRTFGDIRGIFSKCKAKLGSQGSVSHMFDHRAMFVFAGDDEEAALEALMMADVDVSDIDCEDGMITVLVPPTDYFKAKTALTEMNPEIDFEVEEITYLPQTEHPVSGDDIAQFERFAGLLNDLEDVAHIYHNGVFEG
- a CDS encoding type II toxin-antitoxin system CcdA family antitoxin, which produces MQVIFDTSAPKKPANVSINSDLLAQARACKINLSATLEQALADKVAQVQREQWLKENQQAINGYNQLVDEQGVFSDGLRSF
- a CDS encoding CcdB family protein, yielding MQFYVYSNTNPASKSQYPYLLDVQNSLLADLKTRLVIPLTAEANCRSGVISKLCPVFNIDGEAFVALTQQMAGIESRLLGAEVADLSAYRTEIIAAIDFAVVGI
- a CDS encoding HNH endonuclease → MSFYCSCKRNDRDVVIVAVPEVLKKSPTPKYLSLWADVSLYVAECEKGVGCHCSGLREISIGHNSECISIAFECGHSNNLVRNYADYCEKFLLGKERSAIRKKRIRDASGQHKKNDLAKIATMQGFRCYFCDNKLYSQDDLDDEKELGKKCHWDHLKPLSRGGTNFPSNMALTCKECNLRKGSKTEKEYWLYLLQETPKEDINKRQYFHSTYVKEKRNLDLLYRKSRA
- a CDS encoding gamma carbonic anhydrase family protein; the encoded protein is MSDVRSYQGHSPKLGERVFVDRSAVIIGDVEMGDDCSVWPLAVIRGDMHHIRIGARTSVQDGSVLHITHASDYNPGGYPLIIGDDVTIGHQAMLHGCTIGNRVLIGMKSMIMDGAIVEDEVIVAAGAVVTPGKRLESGYVYVGNPAKQARPITEKERSFFAYGAGNYVRLKDKHIAEGYDKPL
- the prlC gene encoding oligopeptidase A; this translates as MTTSSSTSEMAAAAATNPLSVNHRLPPFSAIKPEHIKPAIEQRLNQNRERIRELLATVSEPTWDNFIAPMEAWDDELSQAWSPVGHLNGVLNSDELRDAYNACLPLLSQYSTEMGQNKALCDAYKKLRASAHFDSLSTAQKTAVEHALRDFHLAGVDLPDDKKARYGEIRQRLSELTSKFGENVLDATNHWSKLISDKSELAGLPDSALDLLAQQAKAHDQQGYRLTLDFPSYMPVLTYGENRSLREEMYTAYVTRASDQGPDAGKFDNSQLMNEILTLRYELAKLLGFESYAHYSVETKMAGSPDEVLEFLSDLAAKAKPQAEREFAELKAFAAEQGCADLQPWDVSFYSEKLRQARYAISQEDIRPYLPVDTVINGMFEVVSRLYGLSFEEQKTFDSYHPDARFFHVLKDGEQIAAFYLDLYARAKKRGGAWMDDCRIRRRNADGSIQLPVAYLVCNFTPPVGDKPALLTHDELTTLFHEFGHGLHHMLTQIDVAAVSGINGVAWDAVELPSQFLENWCYEPEALAFISGHYQTGEPLPQELLDKLLAAKHFQSAMMTMRQQEFALFDFRLHHEFREQPVDVQQLLNEVRAQVAVVPIAGFNRFQHSFSHIFAGGYAAGYYSYKWAEVLSADAYSRFEEEGIFNRATGESFLQEILSQGGSREAAVLFENFRGRKPSVEPLLRHSGIVVEEVA